ATGCTCCAGAGCAGCAAAACATGAATGTAGGCGAAAAGACATGCCGTCAAAAACATTACAAATTCATAGGTCCTGCGAAAAGAATCCACCGCGAAAGGCTTCGGAGAGAGCCACGGCAGCCCTTTCATCAAACCGAGGATCAAGATCATCACGCCGGGAAGCAGAAAAGTCGCCCACGATTTATCACCGTAGTCATCCACCTTCCCTTCCAGGTTCCAATGAACCGGAACTTGTTCAGGCATTTTTGGATAAACGTATGACGTAACACCAAACACCAACACGATCAGGAGAATCGTTGCAATGCTGTAGAGTCGTGTCATGAGTTGTTCCTCCTTTTCCGCTTCGAATCACCCACAAGGTCGACAACCCAGGTCATCACATCCTGAAACACGGTCGTATTCAAAGTGTAATAAATGGTTGTTCCTTCGCGGCGGCTGGAAATCAAATCCCCCTCCTTCAGTACGGAAAAATGATGCGAAATGGACGGCTTTGTAATATCAAAATGCTCCGCAAGCTCTCCGGCTGATTTTTCGCCGGCGCCCAGCAACCGCAAAATCTCCCGCCGCGTGGGATCGGCAAGCGCCTTAAAAATCTCGTTCATTGTTAGACATCCGTCTAATTATACAGATTTCTAAATAAGGAGGCAATGTGGGTCGGGCGAGTCGCCGGCACCACAATTAGGAACGGTCGTATAATCAGGAAAGACCGTATGGCCGACCCCAGTACGTTCACGTTTGATCGACGGTTGAAATATGCATTAAGCGGAATTGCGGCGGGTGTGTTCATCGTGCTTGCTTTGATGCGCGGCACGGATTTGATTTCGCGCAAAGAGCAAATACTGAACAACCGTGAGAAACACGCCGCAAATCTTGCAGCAATTCTGTCCCGCTACTTGCACGAAGTATTTGCAGGAACGGATTCTTCTCTGCGTCAACTGTCCATGATCAGCAGGAGAATCGGCGGACCCTCGGCTCCTCCTGAAGAATGGGGCCCGGTCCTCAGATCTGCGAAAGCCGGGTTGTCCGGAGTCGGATCGATTTCTGTGGTGGATACGGAAGGTATCATCCGCCATGCCACTATCGACTTCATCATCGGCCAGTCGCGTCGCACCGACTACGTTTTTCAACGGCTTCATTCGGAATCCAAAGACATTCT
Above is a genomic segment from bacterium containing:
- a CDS encoding autorepressor SdpR family transcription factor; the protein is MNEIFKALADPTRREILRLLGAGEKSAGELAEHFDITKPSISHHFSVLKEGDLISSRREGTTIYYTLNTTVFQDVMTWVVDLVGDSKRKRRNNS